GCCGCTGTCGATCTGCCTCAAGCTCAATACCGGCATGAACCGGCTTGGCTTTACTGAACGTACGCTGCCGGCAGCGCGGGCCAGACTGGCAAGCCTGGCCCGCACCGACGTCATGCTGATGACGCATTTCGCCGAAGCCGACGGCGAGCGCGGCGTCGACTGGCAACTTGCTCGTTTCAACGAACTGGCCGGCGATTGGTCGGGCAAGCGCTGCCTGGCCAATTCGGCGGCCATCCTGCGCCACCCGCAGACGCACGCCGACTGGGTGCGGCCGGGCATCATGCTCTACGGCAGCAGCCCGTTTGCCGAAACCACTGCCGCCGAGCTCGACTTGCAGCCGGCGATGACGCTGAGCAGCGCCTTGATCGGCGTCCAGGACATCGCCGCCGGCGAGCGCGTCGGCTACGGTGGCACCTTTACGGCGCCACGGGCGATGCGCATCGGCGTCGTCGCCTGCGGCTATGCCGACGGTTATCCGCGGCATGCAAGCAGCGGCACGCCGATCATGGTCATGGGCAAGCGGACGACGACGGTCGGTCGGGTGTCGATGGACATGCTGGCCTGCGATATCACCGACATCCCGGAAGCCGGCATCGGCGCGCCGGTGACGCTGTGGGGCCGCGGCATCGCCGGCGAGGTCACGGCCGACGAAGTGGCCGCTGCCGCCGGCACCATTTCCTACGAACTGTTTTGTGCCCTGGCGGCACGTGTACCGCTGGAAATCGGGGATATC
The DNA window shown above is from Quatrionicoccus australiensis and carries:
- the alr gene encoding alanine racemase codes for the protein MKTSRPIRARISPAAILHNYRQAKRRAPGAKAWAVIKANAYGHGQWRAVEALRGEADGFAMLETENAVALREAGITQPIVLLEGIFSARDARAVVEHGLTTVIHCPEQLELLLATAPADAPLSICLKLNTGMNRLGFTERTLPAARARLASLARTDVMLMTHFAEADGERGVDWQLARFNELAGDWSGKRCLANSAAILRHPQTHADWVRPGIMLYGSSPFAETTAAELDLQPAMTLSSALIGVQDIAAGERVGYGGTFTAPRAMRIGVVACGYADGYPRHASSGTPIMVMGKRTTTVGRVSMDMLACDITDIPEAGIGAPVTLWGRGIAGEVTADEVAAAAGTISYELFCALAARVPLEIGDI